One part of the Humulus lupulus chromosome 9, drHumLupu1.1, whole genome shotgun sequence genome encodes these proteins:
- the LOC133799416 gene encoding probable protein phosphatase 2C 72: MGLCLSKLSSELPHSDSLNGSHESRAVFSDQRNSTNTHTRPHALFSLYSRKGTRPLNQDSAVLCQGFGMTEATVCAVFDDHGPNGHVVSELVRNRLPLILLNQRVAVNESSPVKMENIEFKLVPPNFDMDPKIWNEAITSSFEVLDAELGIPHKFDFSCSGTTAVVAIAQVHVYVDIPHAINGTTTARTRSQRHTPETEGNSVNHGAPDRLDAPLSDHGRSTSSVPPPPTTAPPTAALLPTVSPVIAPPIPPIYENPYFL, translated from the exons ATGGGACTGTGCCTATCCAAACTCTCATCGGAGCTCCCCCACTCTGACTCCCTCAACGGCAGCCATGAAAGCCGAGCCGTCTTCTCCGACCAACGCAACTCCACCAATACTCACACTCGGCCCCACGCTCTCTTCTCTCTCTACTCCCGCAAAGGAACCAGACCTCTCAACCAAGACTCCGCAGTTCTCTGTCAG GGTTTCGGAATGACTGAAGCAACCGTCTGTGCTGTTTTCGACGACCATGGACCCAACGGCCATGTAGTGAGCGAGCTGGTCAGGAATCGCCTTCCTCTGATTTTACTCAACCAAAGAGTCGCCGTCAACGAAAGTTCTCCCGTGAAAATGGAAAACATTGAATTCAAATTGGTACCGCCTAATTTTGATATGGATCCTAAGATTTGGAATGAAGCGATCACCAGTTCGTTCGAAGTTCTGGACGCCGAGCTTGGGATTCCGCATAAATTTGACTTCTCTTGTAGTGGAACCACCGCCGTCGTCGCCATTGCACAGGTTCATgtttatg TCGACATTCCTCACGCCATCAACGGAACCACCACGGCCAGAACTCGTTCTCAGCGCCACACCCCTGAAACCGAAGGGAACTCTGTCAACCATGGAGCTCCAGACCGTTTAGACGCGCCTCTCTCCGACCATGGCCGCTCTACCTCGTCCGTTCCACCTCCGCCGACCACAGCTCCGCCAACCGCAGCTCTGCTACCTACGGTTTCTCCTGTCATAGCTCCACCGATTCCACCCATATATGAGAATCCCTATTTTCTTTAG
- the LOC133802227 gene encoding pyruvate dehydrogenase E1 component subunit beta-3, chloroplastic-like, with the protein MATIFHGIGASTALSATSKSNALDSNKFHVPSRRSLSGRKASFFCVRSELNSGTNPRGRRADHLVMNAVATKADSSAASTASKPGHELLLFEALREGLDEEMERDATVCVMGEDVGHYGGSYKVTKGMADKYGDLRVLDTPIAENSFTGMGIGAAMTGLRPVVEGMNMGFLLLAFNQISNNCGMLHYTSGGQFKIPIVIRGPGGVGRQLGAEHSQRLESYFQSIPGIQMVACSTPYNAKGLMKAAIRSENPVILFEHVLLYNLKERIPDEEYICNLEEAEMVRPGEHVTILTYSRMRYHVMQAAKTLVNKGYDPEVIDIRSLKPFDLHTIGNSVKKTHRVLIVEECMRTGGIGASLTTAINENFHDYLDAPIICLSSQDVPTPYAGSLEEWTVVQPAQIVTAVEQLCQ; encoded by the exons ATGGCTACCATTTTTCATGGTATTGGAGCTTCCACGGCTTTATCAGCCACCTCCAAGTCTAACGCTTTGGATTCGAACAAATTCCATGTCCCATCTCGTAGATCTCTCTCGG GGAGGAAAGCTAGCTTCTTTTGTGTCAGATCCGAGCTGAACTCTGGTACGAATCCGAGAGGTCGACGTGCTGATCACCTTGTTATGAACGCTGTTGCA ACCAAGGCGGATAGCTCTGCGGCATCCACGGCATCGAAACCAGG CCATGAACTTCTACTTTTTGAAGCCTTAAGAGAAGGTTTGGATGAAGAAATGGAAAGGGATGCTACTGTTTGTGTTATGGGTGAAGACGTTGGACACTACGGAGGTTCTTACAAGGTGACCAAAGGCATGGCTGACAAGTATGGGGATCTTAGGGTTCTTGACACCCCTATTGCTGAGAATTCCTTTACAGGTATGGGTATTGGAGCTGCCATGACTGGTCTGCGACCAGTTGTTGAAGGTATGAACATGGGATTTCTCCTTCTGGCTTTTAACCAGATCTCTAACAACTGTGGTATGCTTCATTACACATCTGGTGGCCAGTTCAAGATTCCAATAGTTATTCGAGGACCTGGTGGAGTGGGTAGGCAGCTTGGGGCTGAGCACTCGCAGCGTCTGGAGTCATATTTTCAATCTATTCCTGGAATCCAAATGGTGGCGTGCTCAACTCCATATAATGCCAAGGGCTTGATGAAAGCTGCTATTAGAAGTGAGAACCCTGTGATTCTCTTTGAGCATGTGTTGCTTTACAATCTCAAGGAGAGAATTCCAGATGAAGAATATATATGTAATCTTGAGGAAGCGGAAATGGTAAGACCTGGAGAGCATGTCACCATACTAACATACTCCCGGATGAGATATCACGTGATGCAGGCTGCAAAAACTTTGGTGAACAAGGGTTATGACCCTGAAGTGATCGATATCAGGTCACTGAAGCCATTTGATCTTCACACAATCGGGAATTCAGTGAAGAAGACACATCGTGTGCTGATTGTAGAGGAGTGCATGAGAACTGGCGGGATTGGTGCCAGCTTAACAACCGCAATCAACGAAAACTTCCACGATTATTTGGACGCCCCAATTATTTGTCTGTCTTCTCAGGATGTGCCAACCCCATATGCCGGGTCACTGGAGGAATGGACTGTGGTTCAGCCTGCCCAAATCGTCACCGCAGTCGAGCAGCTCTGTCAGTAA